One genomic segment of Methanofastidiosum sp. includes these proteins:
- a CDS encoding GNAT family N-acetyltransferase codes for MIIRNCTVEDVDRVRRFVSDCKPLELHTSFTYWTLFNYFSDLCFLMEEDEKVIGFISGIKSSIETGVAYLWQVGIAKDQRGKNYAYVLIDHFSKAAISLDCNKIQVSISPENQVSYNAFLKYSEENSYPFVKIGEVKYHDKLGDKHEFEILFQIEL; via the coding sequence ATGATAATAAGAAACTGCACGGTGGAAGATGTTGACAGAGTTAGAAGATTTGTCAGCGATTGCAAACCTCTTGAATTGCACACATCTTTTACATACTGGACGCTATTCAATTATTTTTCCGATCTATGCTTTCTGATGGAAGAAGATGAAAAAGTAATTGGATTTATTTCTGGCATTAAAAGCTCTATAGAAACTGGAGTTGCATATCTCTGGCAGGTTGGGATAGCTAAAGATCAACGTGGAAAAAATTATGCATATGTTTTAATTGACCATTTTAGTAAAGCGGCTATTTCTTTAGACTGTAATAAAATTCAAGTTTCAATTTCGCCTGAAAATCAAGTGAGCTATAACGCTTTCCTCAAATATTCTGAAGAGAATTCCTATCCATTTGTAAAAATTGGAGAGGTAAAATATCACGATAAATTGGGCGATAAGCATGAATTTGAGATTTTATTTCAGATCGAACTCTGA
- a CDS encoding ABC transporter permease codes for MSEFKGIYALWYREIKVFSRERSRVISSIVNPILWLLIIGGGLGSAVSFTGMFREINYQTFIYPGVLIQSALFSSVFFGVYIVWDKKIDFMKEVLVSPLRRTSLFTGKVLGGSTDTLVQIIILICIGFVFVSLGIMPGLNLNIISVLITLLFLFTTTVGLVSIGLIIGSQMESPEGFQLIGSFLIIPLFFLSGALFPINNLPPWLSPFIFVNPITYAVDGVRGALLGISQFHIAFDFAVVSVFAVIMILFGTYAFNKMKI; via the coding sequence ATGAGCGAATTTAAAGGAATTTATGCACTTTGGTATAGAGAAATCAAGGTATTTTCAAGAGAACGTTCAAGAGTCATTTCATCAATTGTAAATCCAATTCTATGGCTTCTAATAATTGGAGGTGGACTTGGATCTGCAGTTTCATTTACTGGAATGTTCCGTGAAATCAATTATCAGACATTTATTTACCCGGGTGTCCTGATACAATCTGCTCTTTTTTCTTCAGTATTTTTCGGAGTGTATATAGTATGGGACAAAAAAATTGACTTCATGAAAGAGGTATTGGTATCTCCGTTGAGAAGAACTTCTCTCTTCACTGGCAAAGTACTTGGAGGATCCACAGACACATTAGTTCAGATAATAATTTTAATTTGTATCGGTTTTGTCTTTGTGTCGCTTGGAATAATGCCCGGGCTTAATTTGAATATTATCTCCGTCCTCATTACTTTATTATTTTTATTTACAACTACTGTTGGGCTTGTAAGCATTGGCCTTATTATTGGGTCTCAAATGGAAAGCCCAGAAGGATTCCAATTAATTGGCAGCTTTCTCATTATTCCACTGTTCTTTTTATCTGGAGCACTGTTCCCCATAAATAATTTACCTCCTTGGCTATCTCCATTTATTTTTGTCAATCCTATTACTTATGCCGTGGACGGTGTAAGGGGGGCATTGCTAGGGATTTCACAGTTTCATATAGCTTTCGATTTTGCAGTTGTAAGTGTATTTGCTGTTATCATGATTCTTTTTGGCACTTACGCTTTTAATAAAATGAAAATCTAG
- a CDS encoding ATP-binding cassette domain-containing protein gives MIDIKNLTKKFGNLTAVDNLNLQIKEGEIFGLLGPNGAGKSTTLFMLTTLKPPTSGTAIINNYDIIKQSDKVRKSIGIVFQDPSSDEILTGYENLKLHGWLYDMPDNLREQRIKEVLELVDLTNRKDDLVKKYSGGMRRRLELARGLMHHPKVLFLDEPTLGLDPQSREYIWSYIEKLANEEKITIIITTHYMEEADKLCDRMAIIDFGKIIVLGTPEDLKKGLGGDIIRLKAKNLNLESLKDLSYIKNITASNEEVSLTVEDANIHIQEILSIVGKIDSAEIRSATLDDVFIHYTGREIREDSPEGSWAVKAMHARAKK, from the coding sequence ATGATAGATATCAAAAATCTTACAAAGAAATTTGGAAATTTGACTGCAGTTGATAATCTTAATCTTCAAATAAAAGAAGGCGAGATATTTGGACTACTTGGCCCAAATGGGGCCGGGAAATCAACTACGCTCTTTATGCTAACAACTCTCAAGCCACCAACTTCTGGAACTGCAATTATTAATAATTATGATATAATCAAACAATCCGATAAAGTTAGAAAATCTATTGGAATTGTATTTCAAGATCCAAGTTCTGATGAAATATTAACTGGATATGAGAACTTGAAGCTCCATGGTTGGCTTTATGACATGCCGGATAATTTGAGAGAACAACGGATAAAAGAAGTTCTTGAACTAGTTGATCTTACTAATAGAAAGGATGATTTGGTAAAAAAATACTCAGGTGGCATGAGAAGACGCTTGGAACTAGCACGAGGACTAATGCATCATCCAAAGGTCTTGTTTTTAGACGAACCAACTCTAGGACTTGATCCACAATCGCGCGAATATATCTGGTCATACATAGAAAAATTGGCAAATGAAGAAAAAATAACTATAATCATTACAACACATTACATGGAAGAAGCTGACAAATTATGCGATCGTATGGCCATCATTGATTTCGGTAAAATTATTGTTTTAGGAACTCCAGAAGATTTAAAGAAAGGATTAGGTGGAGATATAATCCGATTGAAGGCAAAAAATCTAAACTTAGAGTCCCTAAAAGATTTAAGTTATATAAAAAATATTACTGCTTCTAACGAAGAAGTAAGTCTAACAGTTGAAGATGCAAATATACATATTCAAGAAATTTTGAGCATTGTAGGAAAGATCGACTCTGCCGAAATTCGTTCAGCTACGCTTGACGATGTATTTATCCATTATACTGGAAGGGAAATAAGAGAAGATTCGCCAGAAGGTAGTTGGGCTGTTAAAGCAATGCATGCGAGGGCGAAAAAATGA